The proteins below come from a single Prochlorococcus marinus CUG1415 genomic window:
- a CDS encoding YkgJ family cysteine cluster protein, whose translation MKSWTCIENCGACCKFDLNERSDLAEKLNNEDIALINSMTAKDGWCKNLDRENKKCLIYETRPHFCRVNEFSVAFNGYLKFGDKFLIDCCKQHISSNYGYESKEMKTFKIAVSGK comes from the coding sequence ATGAAATCATGGACATGTATAGAAAATTGTGGAGCTTGTTGTAAATTCGACTTGAACGAAAGAAGCGACTTGGCTGAAAAACTTAACAACGAAGATATCGCTTTGATAAATTCAATGACAGCTAAAGACGGTTGGTGTAAAAATCTGGACAGAGAAAATAAAAAATGCTTAATTTATGAAACCAGACCTCATTTTTGCAGGGTAAATGAATTCTCTGTTGCATTTAATGGATATTTAAAATTTGGTGATAAATTTCTAATAGATTGCTGCAAACAACATATTTCATCAAATTATGGATACGAAAGTAAAGAGATGAAAACTTTTAAAATTGCAGTTTCAGGAAAATGA
- a CDS encoding TMEM165/GDT1 family protein, giving the protein MNNKLEKKENNIEKSFFSIFISTFTTIFIAELGDKTQIATLMLSAESGKPIIVFIGSSLALISSSVVGVLIGKWLSKKISPSKFSLFTGALMIIISIFLAYDTFHNYL; this is encoded by the coding sequence ATGAATAATAAATTAGAAAAAAAAGAAAACAATATAGAAAAAAGTTTCTTTTCTATATTTATTAGCACTTTTACAACAATTTTTATTGCTGAACTTGGCGATAAAACCCAAATAGCCACGCTAATGCTTTCAGCTGAATCGGGTAAGCCAATAATTGTTTTTATTGGAAGTTCTCTTGCTTTGATAAGTTCTAGTGTTGTTGGAGTTCTAATTGGAAAATGGTTATCAAAAAAAATATCTCCAAGTAAATTTTCTTTATTTACTGGTGCTTTAATGATAATAATAAGTATATTTTTAGCTTATGATACTTTCCATAATTATTTATAA
- a CDS encoding TMEM165/GDT1 family protein — MLLSLLLSTFITVFIAELGDKTQLATLTISGTSNKPLAVFLGSSSALVFASLLGALTGGSISSFLPEVFLKSIASTTFFIIGIRLFINSFALDKEEKEKN; from the coding sequence ATGCTTTTAAGTCTATTACTGTCAACATTTATAACCGTTTTCATCGCTGAATTAGGTGACAAAACCCAACTAGCTACTTTAACAATAAGTGGCACTTCAAATAAACCATTAGCAGTTTTTTTAGGATCTTCCTCTGCACTTGTATTTGCAAGTTTACTTGGAGCATTGACTGGTGGTTCCATATCAAGTTTTTTACCCGAAGTATTTCTTAAATCAATAGCCTCAACAACATTTTTTATTATTGGTATCAGACTTTTTATAAACTCATTCGCTCTCGACAAAGAAGAAAAAGAAAAAAATTAG
- a CDS encoding S1 RNA-binding domain-containing protein: MFTTSSIIDNLNQSEGLEYRKLCRSLKITKKSDKDKLDIALTALEKLEIINKNADNEYNCTEDSDHFIAKIRCSSKGYCFAVRDKNKEDIYIKENLLNYAWNGDKVLVRIIKEGYRRRSPEGIVDCILERSNQILLSKVEIINNDVYAIPIDDRILSKIRLPKKDKKYAYKPENKNIVKVEIDRFPIGQDEGLGHVTKELQLNNNEESDTDFVLSKSNIVNLGNENLIYSKNTVKRERIDLSDKNSFLFKSWNSDNSPMLPMIQIEQGKNNSTKLWIHTNNLAERVELNTKKSIEIFFNGLESLPLLNNWQNYLSEAIRNASEFNLNENNEAISLCLHLNCENEIIGWSFHLTLVRCCLIVGSDHTEALLSRKSKNRITSRLLKPIKEYIKDLDKILEISTSFRQRHLLKGIVEIPAPINKIKSLDEFFINNPAEYSKGYFEPLKKEDCQTYLSPILHEANLIWFKHSNQYSLKSAGYFSKGLEYINANEIIKYSEFIDNDIELNEDGNLSFSQVIRLCEDDNRKRILHKLLINEFKGNEISLSSKNAENDEQEYLFISPWTIPGYDFTNLINQYCIFNMIINGKKSKKNNINEINIVESNSLNLVNWDIFNSSISKNIDTLFNKFVIDKINEYKYKVNQYKYNMISIKKVRKAEKLLGNIYSGFILAVQSYGFFVEIIELNVEGLVHVSTLNNDWYEYRSRQNLLIGRKSKKSYKVGDKIEVKIIKVDILKYQIDLELT; this comes from the coding sequence ATGTTTACAACATCTTCAATAATTGATAATTTGAATCAGTCAGAAGGTTTAGAATATAGAAAATTATGCAGATCATTAAAAATAACAAAGAAATCTGATAAGGATAAATTAGATATTGCTTTAACAGCTCTAGAAAAACTTGAAATAATAAATAAAAATGCAGATAATGAATATAATTGCACTGAAGATAGCGATCATTTTATCGCCAAAATACGCTGTAGTAGCAAAGGTTATTGCTTTGCTGTAAGAGACAAAAATAAAGAAGATATTTACATTAAAGAAAACCTACTTAATTATGCATGGAATGGAGATAAAGTTTTAGTAAGGATAATAAAAGAAGGGTACAGAAGAAGATCACCAGAGGGAATAGTCGATTGTATTCTTGAAAGATCAAATCAGATCCTTCTTTCTAAAGTTGAAATAATAAATAATGATGTGTATGCCATCCCTATCGATGATAGGATTCTTTCTAAAATAAGACTTCCCAAAAAGGATAAAAAATACGCCTACAAGCCAGAAAATAAAAATATAGTCAAAGTCGAAATTGATAGATTTCCCATTGGTCAAGACGAAGGATTAGGGCATGTTACAAAAGAGCTACAGCTAAATAATAATGAAGAATCAGATACAGATTTTGTTTTATCTAAAAGCAATATCGTCAACTTAGGCAATGAAAATCTTATTTACTCTAAGAACACAGTAAAAAGGGAAAGAATAGACTTATCAGATAAAAACTCTTTTTTGTTCAAAAGTTGGAATTCTGATAATTCTCCAATGCTACCAATGATTCAGATAGAGCAGGGAAAAAATAATAGTACAAAATTATGGATACATACAAATAATCTTGCAGAAAGAGTAGAACTAAATACTAAAAAATCCATAGAAATATTCTTTAATGGCCTGGAATCATTACCCTTATTGAATAATTGGCAAAACTACCTTAGTGAAGCCATAAGAAATGCTTCTGAATTTAACTTAAATGAAAATAATGAAGCAATAAGCCTATGCTTGCATTTAAATTGCGAAAATGAAATAATTGGATGGTCATTTCATCTTACTTTAGTAAGATGCTGTCTTATTGTTGGAAGTGATCATACCGAGGCACTTCTATCTAGAAAAAGTAAAAATAGAATAACCTCACGGTTATTAAAACCTATAAAGGAATATATCAAGGATTTAGATAAAATACTGGAAATTTCAACTTCATTCAGACAAAGACATCTCTTAAAAGGTATAGTTGAAATTCCTGCGCCAATTAATAAAATAAAATCATTAGATGAATTTTTTATTAACAACCCAGCTGAATATTCAAAAGGATATTTTGAACCATTAAAAAAAGAAGATTGCCAAACATACCTTTCCCCAATACTGCATGAAGCGAATTTAATATGGTTCAAACATTCAAATCAATATAGCTTAAAAAGTGCAGGATACTTCTCAAAGGGATTAGAATACATTAATGCGAATGAAATTATCAAGTATTCAGAATTTATCGATAATGATATAGAGCTAAATGAAGACGGCAATTTATCATTTAGTCAAGTAATTAGGTTATGTGAGGATGATAATAGAAAAAGAATCTTACATAAACTTTTAATTAATGAATTCAAGGGAAATGAAATAAGCCTTAGTTCTAAAAATGCAGAGAATGATGAACAAGAATACCTATTTATTTCTCCATGGACAATCCCAGGATATGACTTCACTAATCTTATTAACCAGTACTGTATTTTTAATATGATAATAAATGGTAAGAAATCAAAGAAAAATAATATTAATGAAATAAATATAGTGGAGAGTAATTCATTAAATTTAGTAAATTGGGATATATTTAATTCATCAATTTCAAAAAATATAGATACATTATTTAATAAGTTTGTAATAGATAAAATTAATGAATATAAGTACAAAGTTAATCAATATAAATATAATATGATAAGTATAAAAAAAGTAAGAAAGGCAGAAAAATTATTAGGCAATATTTATAGTGGGTTTATTTTAGCAGTCCAAAGTTATGGTTTCTTTGTTGAGATAATAGAATTAAATGTGGAAGGTCTAGTACACGTCAGCACCCTTAATAATGATTGGTATGAATATAGATCAAGACAAAATCTATTAATTGGGAGGAAATCTAAGAAATCATATAAAGTTGGAGATAAAATAGAAGTTAAAATTATAAAAGTCGATATTCTTAAATATCAAATTGATTTAGAGTTAACATAA
- a CDS encoding LapA family protein — protein sequence MIFKKKFLLLTLLLIIFFQSLLYTNNNQKTSFRYFKWTAQEVSIGNLIIISFFSGLFISTLLTTTVSSYKKNTYENIEDNYEPLNNEEDMKSNIEMPPQRDIRDTQPTISVNYRVVKNTEENNLKRDHNYSNSPDNGDDWDNDENDW from the coding sequence ATGATTTTTAAGAAAAAATTTTTACTATTAACTCTTTTATTAATAATATTCTTTCAAAGTTTATTATATACAAATAATAATCAGAAGACTTCATTTAGATACTTTAAATGGACTGCCCAGGAAGTAAGTATAGGTAACCTAATCATTATTTCATTTTTCTCAGGTTTATTTATAAGTACGTTATTAACTACTACAGTTTCGAGTTATAAAAAAAATACTTACGAAAATATAGAAGATAATTATGAACCTTTAAATAATGAAGAAGATATGAAATCTAATATTGAGATGCCACCACAAAGGGATATTAGAGATACTCAACCAACAATATCTGTTAATTACAGAGTGGTAAAAAATACTGAAGAAAATAACCTTAAAAGAGATCACAATTATTCAAATAGTCCTGATAATGGCGATGACTGGGATAACGATGAAAATGATTGGTAA
- a CDS encoding DUF2996 domain-containing protein produces MEKNLELNNDVNNKISDSTNKSNSGEIKVPKSEKIDHQGTEINKNSSNSENNLDSKIDLKNDNNSPDKIIPKPKKELPIEKKPFQEFINMHLIPALIDELNQRGLEIKNINLENTSRPISGDKCWVISCEIKDTCSFWLSFEKEDISSLKSISLSKPNHKPSIIESFLIDEKRITLKLIISRVIQRLNGQKLLGVN; encoded by the coding sequence ATGGAAAAAAATTTAGAATTAAATAACGACGTTAATAATAAAATATCTGACAGTACTAATAAGTCAAACTCTGGGGAAATAAAAGTACCAAAATCAGAAAAAATAGATCATCAAGGTACAGAAATCAATAAAAATAGCAGCAACTCAGAAAACAATCTTGATTCTAAAATTGACTTAAAAAATGATAATAATTCACCAGATAAAATTATTCCTAAGCCCAAGAAGGAACTTCCTATTGAGAAAAAACCATTCCAAGAATTTATTAATATGCATTTGATTCCTGCTTTAATTGATGAACTTAATCAAAGAGGATTAGAAATAAAAAATATTAATCTCGAAAACACCAGTAGACCTATTTCGGGAGACAAATGCTGGGTAATAAGCTGCGAAATTAAGGATACTTGTAGCTTTTGGCTATCCTTTGAGAAAGAGGATATAAGTTCATTAAAAAGTATTTCTTTATCCAAGCCTAATCACAAACCTAGCATTATTGAGTCATTTCTAATTGATGAAAAAAGAATAACCCTTAAATTAATCATTTCAAGAGTAATTCAGAGATTAAACGGGCAAAAGCTATTAGGAGTTAATTGA
- the acsF gene encoding magnesium-protoporphyrin IX monomethyl ester (oxidative) cyclase, producing MSQSTIESKNKKEINNGKIPAKETILSPRFYTTDFEAMENMDLSINEEELEAICEEFRKDYNRHHFVRNSEFEGAAEKLDPETRELFVDFLEGSCTSEFSGFLLYKELSKRIKAKNPLLAECFAHMARDEARHAGFLNKSMSDFGLQLDLGFLTANKDYTYFPPRSIFYATYLSEKIGYWRYIAIYRHLEKNPDSKIFPLFNYFENWCQDENRHGDFFDALMKAQPRTVKSLSQKITIGGSTFTHPLFDYFHRFRYFLNNLPLTSKLWSRFFLLAVFATMYARDLGIKKDFYSSLGLDARDYDQYVINKTNETSARVFPVVLDVYDKSFYGRLDKIVENNKVLSDIANSDGNIVSKTFKKLPKYLSNGYQLLRLYLLKPLDSKDFQPSIR from the coding sequence ATGTCTCAATCAACTATTGAATCTAAAAATAAAAAAGAAATAAATAATGGAAAGATACCAGCAAAAGAAACCATTTTATCTCCAAGGTTTTATACAACTGACTTTGAGGCAATGGAAAATATGGATTTATCAATAAATGAGGAGGAGTTGGAAGCAATATGTGAGGAATTTAGGAAAGACTACAATAGACATCATTTTGTAAGAAATAGTGAATTTGAAGGGGCTGCAGAAAAACTAGATCCCGAAACAAGAGAACTTTTTGTTGATTTTCTTGAGGGAAGTTGTACTTCAGAATTTTCAGGTTTTTTACTTTATAAGGAACTTAGTAAGAGGATTAAAGCCAAAAACCCTCTTCTTGCTGAATGTTTTGCTCATATGGCCAGAGACGAAGCTAGACATGCAGGTTTCCTGAATAAGTCAATGAGTGACTTTGGACTGCAGTTAGATTTAGGTTTTTTAACAGCCAATAAAGATTACACTTATTTCCCACCAAGAAGTATTTTTTACGCCACTTATTTATCCGAAAAAATAGGTTATTGGAGATACATAGCAATTTATAGGCATCTCGAAAAGAATCCAGATAGCAAGATTTTTCCACTATTTAATTACTTTGAGAACTGGTGTCAAGACGAAAATAGGCATGGTGATTTCTTTGACGCATTAATGAAAGCACAACCACGTACCGTTAAATCATTAAGCCAAAAAATTACCATTGGGGGCTCTACCTTTACACATCCACTATTTGACTATTTCCATAGATTTAGATACTTTTTGAACAATCTTCCATTAACATCCAAGTTATGGTCTAGGTTTTTCTTACTTGCTGTATTTGCAACTATGTATGCAAGGGATCTGGGAATTAAAAAAGATTTCTACAGTTCATTAGGTTTAGATGCCAGAGATTACGACCAGTATGTTATTAACAAAACAAATGAAACTTCTGCTAGAGTTTTTCCCGTAGTACTAGACGTTTATGATAAATCTTTTTACGGAAGATTAGATAAAATAGTAGAGAATAATAAGGTTCTTTCGGATATTGCAAACAGTGATGGAAATATAGTATCTAAAACTTTTAAAAAATTACCTAAATATTTATCAAACGGTTACCAGTTATTAAGACTATACTTATTAAAACCTCTTGATAGCAAAGATTTCCAACCTTCGATTAGATAA
- a CDS encoding TldD/PmbA family protein: MLSSQIKSNEIIFGSCNKDLLEEIIFYGIGLGADFVEIFIENTDNSSVLAEDDFITSVSPSFGRGAGIRIFKDKKDGFVSTNDLTKNGLMRSVSQAIEMLDITDNKKREVFNGLDKHRDYSLSKKKWINEVPSIHEISEKLLVSTKSLKKNNKIITRKGSYSRNLQEVIIASSDGTYVSDIRLHQTVGLNVIASDAQYRSSGSRRFGSSGMPNEFRLWDHEKAANDVFESSMNMLYADYVDAGQMPVVLANKFGGVIFHEACGHLLETTQIERGTTPFENKLNEKIAHESVTAIDEGISEGSFGSLSVDDEGMEPEKSVLIKDGILKKFISDRAGELRTGHKRTGSGRRQNYSFAAASRMRNTYIAKGEHSKEDLINSISDGLYCKSMGGGSVGATGQFNFAVEEGYLIKNGKLTNPVKGATLIGEAKEVMPKISMCGNDLELAPGFCGSISGSVNVTVGQPHIKVDSITVGGR; the protein is encoded by the coding sequence ATGCTTTCGTCACAAATCAAATCAAATGAAATAATTTTTGGTAGTTGCAATAAAGATTTATTAGAAGAAATTATTTTCTATGGTATTGGACTTGGGGCTGATTTTGTAGAAATATTTATAGAGAATACAGACAACTCAAGCGTTCTAGCTGAAGATGATTTCATTACAAGTGTAAGTCCATCATTTGGAAGGGGTGCTGGTATTAGAATCTTCAAAGATAAAAAGGATGGATTTGTAAGTACAAATGATTTAACAAAGAATGGCTTGATGAGGTCGGTATCTCAGGCTATTGAGATGTTAGACATAACAGATAATAAAAAAAGAGAAGTATTTAACGGCCTAGATAAACATAGGGACTATAGTTTATCCAAGAAAAAATGGATTAATGAAGTTCCATCGATTCATGAGATAAGTGAAAAACTATTAGTCAGCACAAAGTCTCTTAAAAAAAATAATAAAATAATAACTAGAAAAGGAAGTTACTCAAGAAATCTTCAAGAGGTAATTATAGCCTCCAGCGATGGAACCTATGTATCAGATATTAGGTTGCATCAAACAGTTGGGCTCAACGTGATTGCTAGTGATGCCCAATATAGATCTAGTGGAAGTAGAAGATTTGGATCGTCAGGAATGCCTAATGAATTCAGATTATGGGATCACGAAAAAGCAGCTAATGATGTATTCGAAAGCTCAATGAACATGCTGTATGCAGATTATGTTGATGCGGGACAAATGCCTGTTGTGTTAGCTAATAAATTTGGTGGTGTTATATTCCACGAAGCCTGCGGTCATTTACTTGAAACTACTCAAATAGAGAGAGGAACAACACCATTTGAGAATAAATTGAATGAAAAAATTGCACATGAATCTGTAACAGCAATAGATGAAGGAATTTCAGAGGGATCCTTTGGTTCATTATCAGTAGATGATGAAGGTATGGAACCCGAAAAATCAGTTCTTATAAAAGATGGAATTTTAAAAAAATTCATATCCGACAGGGCAGGTGAATTAAGAACTGGCCATAAAAGAACAGGAAGTGGAAGAAGACAAAATTATTCTTTTGCTGCAGCTTCACGAATGAGAAATACTTATATAGCTAAAGGTGAGCACTCGAAAGAGGATTTAATCAATAGTATTAGTGATGGTCTTTACTGTAAATCAATGGGTGGTGGCAGTGTAGGTGCTACAGGACAATTTAATTTTGCAGTAGAAGAAGGATATCTTATTAAAAATGGAAAATTAACTAATCCAGTAAAGGGAGCAACATTGATTGGTGAGGCTAAAGAAGTTATGCCAAAAATATCAATGTGCGGAAATGACCTCGAATTAGCTCCTGGATTCTGTGGATCCATCAGTGGAAGTGTCAACGTAACTGTAGGCCAACCTCATATTAAGGTTGATTCAATCACTGTTGGCGGAAGATAG
- a CDS encoding TldD/PmbA family protein, which translates to MNSKEITTQISEAADSLNLKKWDYGASFSNDYSVQVDKGEAKQLKASQKQIITIRVWNESNLVGITTTSDISESGIKKALNQANIASDFGNKNERTEFSPLANDPIKVKDSKKRNPVGIKKLLTLLREAEVKLLESHESIKSVPYNGLSESFYERVYANSDGAFRSYTKSQAALYLYARAEEKNKKPRSSGSVKLGYGVEDIDIESCIKDASNKTVSHLNYSSIKTHKYLICFSPESFLTIINAFSSMFNARSILDGVSLSNKNSIGEKLSTEALNIYDDGLHEQNISSSPFDGEGTPTKRLCLINKGRLENFMHSESTARIFKTMPTGHAGLGSKVSVSPDWIVVEKSEENSNLKTALDHSTYEGEFVYIEELNAIHAGVRASQGSFSLPFDGWLYKNGKKISIESATVAGDIKYLLKNIVNIESNQEVTTSGISPHIWVDELSITGDA; encoded by the coding sequence ATGAATTCAAAAGAAATAACAACTCAAATCTCTGAAGCTGCAGATTCTCTAAATCTTAAAAAATGGGATTATGGTGCAAGCTTTTCTAATGATTATTCTGTCCAAGTTGATAAAGGTGAGGCTAAACAACTTAAGGCATCACAAAAGCAAATTATAACTATAAGAGTTTGGAACGAATCTAATTTAGTTGGTATTACAACAACTAGTGATATAAGTGAATCTGGTATTAAAAAAGCTCTAAATCAAGCAAATATTGCATCTGATTTTGGCAACAAGAATGAAAGAACAGAATTTTCACCACTAGCCAATGATCCTATTAAAGTTAAGGACTCAAAAAAAAGAAATCCTGTTGGTATAAAAAAATTACTTACTCTTTTAAGAGAAGCGGAAGTAAAACTATTAGAAAGCCATGAATCCATAAAATCTGTTCCTTATAATGGTCTATCTGAGAGTTTTTATGAGAGAGTTTATGCAAATAGTGATGGTGCCTTTCGGAGTTATACTAAAAGTCAAGCTGCACTCTATTTATATGCAAGAGCAGAAGAGAAAAATAAGAAACCTCGTAGCTCAGGTTCTGTAAAACTTGGATATGGAGTTGAAGATATAGATATAGAGTCGTGTATTAAAGACGCTTCTAATAAAACAGTTTCTCATTTAAATTATTCATCTATTAAAACTCATAAATATTTAATATGTTTTTCCCCTGAGTCTTTTTTAACGATCATTAATGCCTTTAGTTCAATGTTTAATGCTAGAAGCATTTTAGATGGAGTTAGCTTATCTAATAAAAATTCTATTGGAGAGAAACTATCTACAGAAGCACTTAATATTTATGATGATGGTCTTCACGAACAGAATATTTCTTCATCACCATTTGATGGAGAGGGAACTCCAACCAAAAGACTATGTTTAATTAACAAAGGGAGACTTGAAAATTTTATGCATTCTGAATCAACTGCAAGAATATTTAAAACAATGCCCACTGGCCACGCTGGACTAGGATCAAAAGTCTCAGTATCTCCTGATTGGATAGTAGTTGAGAAATCAGAGGAAAACTCAAATCTAAAAACAGCATTAGATCACTCTACTTATGAGGGAGAATTTGTTTATATTGAAGAATTAAATGCAATCCATGCAGGTGTCAGAGCAAGTCAAGGTTCATTCTCTCTTCCATTTGATGGATGGCTCTATAAAAACGGTAAGAAAATCTCAATAGAATCTGCAACTGTAGCGGGGGATATCAAATATCTTTTGAAGAATATAGTAAATATTGAATCAAACCAAGAAGTAACAACAAGTGGAATTTCTCCACATATATGGGTAGATGAATTATCAATAACTGGTGACGCGTGA
- the fmt gene encoding methionyl-tRNA formyltransferase, producing the protein MRIIFWGTPEYSILSLDIFIKSKHEVIGVVSQPDKKRSRGNKLISSPVKRFAEQESIKIYTPEKIRGNIDFINELKSLSCDLFIVIAYGKILPKEILEIPKFGCWNAHASLLPRWRGAAPIQWSLIKGDEFTGVGIMKMNEGLDTGDLLLEEKIKICNDDNLNTLSEKLSILSAKLFLNATSLIEENIYKNTNSQLTKQNSLGREITYARMIEKSDFRVDWGNEAIEISQKTKGLYPRANTTFRGKNLKILKIKVLSSDEIKNEKYLFMSNYSRPGIILAVIENEGIIISTKTDPIILLEAKLEGKNISSKKQLIQQLNPTVGEYLSD; encoded by the coding sequence GTGAGAATTATATTCTGGGGAACACCTGAATATTCAATTTTGAGCCTTGATATTTTTATTAAATCTAAGCACGAGGTAATTGGAGTAGTTAGCCAACCCGATAAGAAAAGATCTAGGGGAAATAAATTAATATCCTCACCTGTTAAAAGATTTGCCGAGCAAGAATCTATAAAAATTTATACTCCAGAAAAAATCAGGGGCAATATAGATTTTATAAATGAACTTAAATCACTATCATGTGATCTATTTATTGTTATAGCTTACGGGAAAATATTACCCAAAGAGATATTGGAAATCCCAAAATTTGGATGTTGGAACGCACATGCTTCATTACTCCCAAGATGGCGTGGTGCAGCCCCAATCCAATGGTCACTAATAAAAGGCGATGAATTTACTGGTGTAGGAATTATGAAAATGAATGAGGGACTAGATACTGGCGACTTATTATTGGAAGAAAAAATTAAAATTTGTAATGACGATAATTTAAATACACTATCAGAAAAACTTAGTATTTTATCTGCAAAATTATTTTTAAATGCCACATCACTAATCGAAGAAAATATTTATAAAAATACTAATTCTCAATTAACAAAACAAAATTCCCTTGGAAGAGAAATTACTTACGCAAGAATGATTGAAAAATCAGACTTTAGGGTTGATTGGGGTAATGAGGCAATTGAAATTTCTCAAAAAACAAAAGGATTATACCCACGAGCAAATACAACTTTTAGAGGTAAGAACCTAAAAATACTTAAAATCAAAGTTTTGAGTAGTGATGAAATTAAAAATGAAAAATACCTTTTCATGAGCAATTATTCAAGACCAGGTATTATTCTTGCTGTAATAGAAAATGAAGGGATAATAATTTCAACTAAAACTGATCCGATTATTTTGTTAGAAGCAAAACTTGAAGGCAAAAACATTTCTAGCAAAAAGCAATTGATACAACAGTTAAATCCAACAGTAGGTGAATATCTCTCAGATTAA
- a CDS encoding TerC family protein yields the protein MDSAAINSFIPTLDQVDSWYEIFTLLPILIALELLLSADNAVALASLTKSLDSSELRSRALNIGITISLLFRIILIILSNVLLKFIFIRVFAGFYLIYLFFSNVFLNSDIENTENGTNNNKNNFRFLRVVALLSITDFAFSIDSITTAVAISDQYILIIFGAVIGVLALRFTSGIFLKLLDIFSRLETAGYVAILIVGIKLLLNTLIKESILPDYYFYFLILFAFIWGFSKKESKT from the coding sequence ATGGATTCGGCTGCAATAAATTCTTTTATACCCACACTAGATCAGGTAGACAGTTGGTATGAAATCTTTACACTTTTACCAATATTAATTGCTCTAGAATTATTATTATCAGCAGATAATGCTGTCGCACTAGCTTCTCTTACTAAATCCCTCGACAGTTCAGAATTAAGGTCAAGAGCCTTAAATATTGGCATAACAATATCTTTATTATTTAGGATTATTCTGATCATATTATCTAATGTTCTTCTCAAGTTTATTTTTATTAGAGTTTTTGCTGGTTTTTATTTAATATACTTATTCTTCTCAAATGTTTTTTTAAATTCAGATATAGAAAACACTGAAAATGGGACAAATAATAATAAAAATAATTTTAGGTTCTTAAGGGTTGTAGCGCTTCTTTCAATTACTGATTTTGCTTTTTCAATAGATAGTATCACTACTGCAGTAGCTATCAGTGATCAATACATATTAATTATATTTGGAGCAGTGATTGGAGTATTAGCCTTAAGATTTACATCGGGGATTTTCCTAAAACTTCTGGATATATTTTCTAGATTAGAAACAGCCGGTTACGTAGCAATTTTAATAGTGGGGATTAAACTTTTACTAAATACTTTAATTAAAGAATCCATTCTTCCAGACTATTATTTTTATTTTTTAATTCTTTTTGCCTTCATTTGGGGATTCTCTAAAAAAGAATCTAAAACTTAA